From a single Maylandia zebra isolate NMK-2024a linkage group LG3, Mzebra_GT3a, whole genome shotgun sequence genomic region:
- the LOC143416852 gene encoding histidine N-acetyltransferase produces MKIDTSLNMPQLPEALSQAGLQFTVATEEDFDEIMAMSQDIYGGLDYLPTRYTSWLQDTNRTVILARKHGKVIALESVCVIDEGETMLVEGLRVAPQERGKGVAGVLLRFCAELVKSRYPEVKVCRLTRDDKLGPKDFEKYRIITKQGILLMRFRAEDLKLHLSEFGLEGDNESTLSTFCSSPPPVHLDHTAIQQLYLNSDLMHGVLPNATIIQDWQPFKLLPSNMAILLKKEIDWMVDDVSNPTVASLCTFPFRVPIGDDWYYLNIDMFGKDLALARQQFLYHLQRHTATLKGHVMCQMFLDPPLWKAMAEFCHDTLSVELVKEYTEQCVVECDLI; encoded by the exons ATGAAGATTGATACCAGCCTGAATATGCCCCAGCTCCCAGAGGCCCTGTCCCAGGCAGGCCTTCAGTTTACTGTGGCAACTGAGGAGGACTTTGATGAAATCATGGCTATGAGCCAGGACATCTATGGAGGCCTTGACTATCTACCTACTAGATACACTAGCTGGCTGCAGGATACCAACCGTACAGTTATACTGGCACGCAAACATGGAAAAGTG ATTGCTCTGGAGTCTGTCTGTGTCATCGATGAGGGGGAGACCATGCTGGTGGAAGGTCTCCGTGTTGCCCCCCAGGAAAGGGGCAAGGGCGTGGCAGGTGTTCTGCTACGCTTTTGTGCTGAGCTGGTTAAATCTAGGTATCCAGAGGTCAAAGTATGCCGCTTGACCCGTGATGATAAGCTTGGACCAAAGGACTTTGAAAAGTACCGCATCATAACTAAGCAG GGAATCCTGCTGATGCGCTTCAGAGCTGAAGACCTCAAGCTGCATCTCTCTGAATTTGGTCTAGAAGGAGACAATGAATCCACTTTGTCCACCTTTTGCTCCAGTCCTCCTCCAGTGCATCTGGACCATACAGCAATCCAGCAGCTGTACTTAAACAGTGACCTGATGCACGGGGTCCTCCCTAACGCAACCATCATTCAAGACTGGCAGCCATTCAAGCTTTTGCCCAGTAACATGGCAATCCTACTAAAGAAGGAGATTGACTGGATGGTGGATGATGTGTCCAATCCTACTGTGGCCAGCCTCTGTACCTTCCCATTCAGGGTCCCCATTGGAGATGACTG GTATTACCTGAACATCGACATGTTTGGTAAAGACCTCGCCCTGGCTCGACAGCAGTTCTTGTACCACCTGCAGCGCCATACTGCCACCTTGAAGGGTCATGTGATGTGCCAGATGTTCCTAGACCCACCGCTTTGGAAGGCCATGGCTGAATTCTGCCACGACACCCTGAGTGTGGAGCTGGTGAAAGAGTATACTGAGCAATGCGTGGTGGAGTGTGATCTCATCTAG
- the LOC143416855 gene encoding CD99 antigen-like protein 2, translating into MLSDDDLFNLSRDETYKPDDSNGKSKENTAEVGTIAGFASVVAMALVGAVSSYISYQKKKLCFSIQQSLNTDMLKAENPEAVVATEPQVQQTLLEPPNAEPQTEENAV; encoded by the exons ATGCTCTCTGACGACGATTTGTTCAATTTGAGCAGAGATGAGACCTACAAGCCTGACGACAGCAACGGCAAAAGCAAAG agAACACAGCAGAAGTGGGCACCATCGCAGGGTTTGCAAGTGTAGTTGCCATGGCGCTGGTGGGTGCGGTCAGCAGCTACATTTCCTaccagaagaagaagctgtgctTCAGTATTCAGC AGAGTCTGAACACTGACATGCTTAAAGCCGAGAACCCTGAAGCGGTGGTGGCCACAGAACCACAAG TGCAGCAGACTCTGCTGGAGCCGCCCAACGCTGAACCTCAGACTGAAGAGAACGCTGTGTAA